A stretch of Besnoitia besnoiti strain Bb-Ger1 chromosome Unknown contig00058, whole genome shotgun sequence DNA encodes these proteins:
- a CDS encoding cytochrome b (encoded by transcript BESB_064340), whose product MCYNNTVGITLAFRYTSEASCAFASVQHLVREVAAGWEFRMLHATTASFVFLCILIHMSRGMYNSSYSYLTTAWMSGLVLYLLTIATAFLGYVLPWGQMSFWGATVITNLLSPIPYLVPWLLGGYYVSDVTLKRFFVLHFILPFVGCILIVLHIFYLHLNGSSNPAGIDSALKVAFYPHMLMTDAKCLSYLIGLIFLQTAFGLIELSHPDNSIPVNRFVTPLHIVPEWYFLAYYAVLKVIPSKTGGLLVFMLSHCIKYSGIQRIFEKPTFVYKLYEYHDIHFGSRLLNVSLYGIHGSDSCWPGTCLVTG is encoded by the exons gtatcactttagcgttccgatatacttctgaagcatcttgtgcatttgctagtgttcaacatctagttagagaggtagcagcaggatgggaatttaggatgttgcatgcaacaactgcttctttcgtcttcttgtgtatcttaatacacatgtctcgaggtatgtataactccagctatagttatttaactactgcttggatgtctggtttagttttatatctacttactatagccactgctttcctcggttatgtactaccatggggacagatgagtttctggggtgctacagtcattactaatctcctttctccaataccatatttagtaccttggttactcggtggatactatgtatctgatgtaacattaaaacgattctttgtattgcactttatattaccttttgtaggttgcattctaattgtattacacatcttctatttacatttaaatggttctagtaaccctgcaggtattgattccgcacttaaagtagccttctatcctcatatgttaatgaccgatgctaaatgtctatcctatctaattggtttaattttcttacaaacggcttttggtttgattgaattatcgcacccagataactccataccagtgaaccggtttgtaactccgcttcatatcgtacctgaatggtactttttagcatattatgcggtgttaaaagtaatcccatccaaaaccggtggtttgttagtatttatgttatcacat tgcattaagtatagtggtatccagcgtatatttgaaaaaccaacatttgtatacaagctgtacgaatatcatgacattcactttggtagtcgccttcttaatgttagtctgtacggaatacacggatcggattcttgttggcctggcacctgtttagtaactggatga